In Hyphomicrobium denitrificans ATCC 51888, the DNA window CGTTGTGGATGGCGTCCTGTACGTCGTCGCGGGCGTGTCGCTCTATAAGGTGACAACGACCGGCGTTCAGACCCTCATAGGGTCGATGAACATTTCCAAGACCGCTCCGGTATTCATGGAACGAAACCGCAGAGCAGTGCCCGACATCGCGATCGTGTGCGATGGCCTAATGTTCTACTGCCGGGGCGATGTGCTGGCGCAGGTAACGGACCCCGATCTGTTCGCGCCGATCACGCTCGCATTCTCGGACGGGTATTTCGGGATCACAACGGCACAGAACAAATGGCAGATCGGCGCCATTGACGACGCCAGCGCATGGGATGGACTGGACTTTGCCACGGCCGATGGCGACCCCGATGCTCTGATCCGCATCGCGGCGCTGCAGGCGCAGTTCTATCTCTTTGGCGAGAAGACAATCGAGGTTTGGCAGGACAGCGGTGGCGCGGACTTCCCATACGCCCGGTCATTCGTCATGCCGATTGGATTGCTCGCGTCGAATTCAGTTGCCACGGTTGCCGAAACGTTTGCCTGGGTTGCCCATGATCGCACGGTCCGATTGCTCGGATCAGGCGACAGCGCGCAGGTAATCTCCACACCGAAGGTCGAAAGCGACATTCATGAAGTCGAAGACCCGTCAACGATCCGGGCCGCGTCCTGGTCGTCGCGAGGTCATACGTTCTATGCTCTGACCTGCCCGCAGTGGACTCACGTCTACGACACGAGAATGCAGCGGTGGCATGAGCGTCAGACCTACGGTCGGGAGAATTGGCGGATTGCCTTCGTCGTTCCGTTCGGCACGAAACTCATCGCAGGAGATGCCGACACCGGCGCGCTCTTTGAGATGGGACCGCAGTTCAAGGACGATGCAGGCGATCCGCTGGTATCGTCCGTCATTCCACCGACAGTTCATGCCTTCCCTCAGAGAGTGACGCATAACGCGCTCTATCTCGATGTGCAGAGGGGCGTTGGAACGGGCCAAGGCGACCCGCAGGACGTTGATCCTGAGATCATGCTGGAATGGTCGCATGACGGCGGGCAGACGTTCAGCACGCAACGGATGATCAAGCTCGGGCAGCAGGGGAGGAACCTGACACGCATCCGTACGCATCGGCTGGGGCAGGCCCCTGAAAATGGCCGGGTGTACCGGTTCTCGTGGTCGGCAAAGGTCGACCGGGCGCTCTATGCGGCCTCTGCTGATCTTGAAATGGATGCGGCATGACGAATACGCCGCTCGCGCCACCGCCACCGAGAGCCTTGCTCGATCCGAACGGAAACATCTCGGATCGGTTCTATCAGTGGCTCGGTAGTGTGCAGAAAGGGATTTCTGGGGCGTTCTCGGGTATTGGTGAAATCAATGCCAAACAGGAAGCCATCGACTTCACCATCGAGAGCCCGGACAACCAGGACTATCTGTTCGAGATCGATTGCCCGTTCGGATACAAGATCACTCAGGTTGGCAGCAAATGTCGGTCGGGAACCTGCATTGCGACGACGAAGATCGGCACCACGCCTTTGGGGGGCGGAGCAAATTCAGTCTCCTCGACGCTGCAAACGAAGACGCATACCTCTGACAACGTCATCGCAGCCAATGGAACGTCCGTTGTTACGATATCATCCAATAGCAGTTGTGCCGGGCTTCGCTTGACGTTCTGGATTACCCGCACGTGAGTGTCAGACGGCGCTCGATCAGTTACGGGGGGGCGCTACCCGCTAGCCTGACGTTTCTAACATCGAGTCGAAAACCAACTACGTCAGGAACTCACACCTATACCGGCGTGTCGTTCGGAACGGCTAGCAGTGACCGTTGCATCATCGTTTCACTAACGTCGAGCCTCACGACAGCAACTCCGGTTACGTCGGTGACCATCGGCGGCGTCAGCGCGACGCGATGCGCCATCAGTTGGTATTTTAATAACACCCTGCCGGTCGAGATATGGATCGCGCAAGTTCCGACCGGCACCTCTGGAAACATCGCAATCACGACTTCGGCGGGGGGCGGATGGACATCGGTTATCGGGGTCTATGCCGCGACGCGGCTCAAGAGCATCGTCCCAGTCGCCACAAGTATCGATCAGGACTTCAACGGATCGACCTGGAATAAAGTCGTCAATACCTCGGTTTTCGTTCCTGCCGGTGGCTTTGCTGTGTCAGCCGCGCGACTTGGTAGCGGGACATATTCTTCTGTTGCATGGACCGGGGCAACGCAGGACTTTGCTCTAGCGCAAGTAACGGCCAGCGAAGGGGCGCTCTCCGGAGCCAGCCTCCTGGCCATAGCGAACACGACCGCAAACATTTCGACGACGTTCAACGCTGGCACCGCAATCGGGCTTATCGGCGCCACTGTGTCCTTCCGCTAGCCGTCTCCCTCTGACTGAATAAGGAAATCCCATGGGGTTCTTTTCGGACTTCACGGGCGCCTCCGCGCGCTCTGATATCAACAAGGCCAATAAGAACGCCAACGCGGCTCTCGATCAGGGCTACAACACCTCGCAGGGGTACTACGATCAGGCGGCAGGTTCGTTCGATCCGTACGTGTCGTCAGGAACCGCCGGTCAGAAGATGTACGGCGATCTTCTCGGGCTCAATGGCACCGACGCGAGGTCATCGGCTCAGGACATCATCACGTCCGATCCGCTCTGGTCCGGAAAGCTTGGTGAAGACACCAACGCGGTCCTGAAAAACCTCAATGCTCGGGGCATGGGCGCTTCCGGAACGGCGGCGCTCGCCGGTCAACGTGTTCTGCTTCAAAACTACAACGACGTGCTCGACCGATATCAGGGCATGGGCCAGACGGGCCTCTCGGCCACGGGACAGCAGGCCGGTGTTCGAACGGCACAAGGCCAAAACGCGTTTGATTACGGCGCGACCAAAGCGGGCAATGCGATAAATTTCGGAAACGCGATGGCCGGCACGCGTAACGCTGGTCTGAACAACGTGCTCGCTGTGCTCGGGACAGGCGCCAAGGCTTACGGCGCCTACAACGGAGTAAAGTGATGCTGGATCAAGAACGTCTCAAGCAACTTCTCTCATATGATCCAGAGATCGGGGAGTTTCGTTGGATTGCTCCGACTGACAGAATGAGAAAGAAAGGAGCCGTTGCCGGTTTTCTCGACGCCAAACGCTATCGCAAGATTAAGATAGATGGCGTCTGCCATTATGCGCATCGGTTGGCGTGGCTGTATGTTCATGGCGAATTTCCAAAACTTCTGATCGACCACTGCAATCGCGATCCATCTGACAATCGGATGGAGAATTTACGAGAGGCGACCTACGGAGAAAATGTCGCCAACAGTGTAATTCGCAAGTCGAAGACAGGGTATCGCGGCGTGAAGAAAAACAGCCGTGGTGCTATGTTTTCCGCATCCATTATGAAGAATGGACGTCATCACTTTCTCGGAAACTATAAGACTAAGGAAGACGCTGCAGCAGCATATAACCGTGCCGCTCGCAGCCTTTTCGGTGCGTTTGCGAGGGCTGATTAATGGCTTACATTCCGCTCCCAGCTTATCGTACCGGCCAAGGGATCAACCTGGAGCCGGTCAACGCTGCACTCGACAGCATCATGCAGCAGAACAACCAGAACCGGCAGTTCGGCCTTCAACAACGGGCTTCTGACAGAGCCGATCAGCAATTTGCATTTGAACAAGGCCAAGCCAAACAGGCGGCGGACCGTCAGAATGTCGAATTGTTCGGGAAACGAGCCACGGCGATCGATCAGGCGTTCCCAGTAGGCGATCCCCGCCGGGCGCAAGCCTATCAGAACTTGATTTCAACTCATCAAAAGATGTTTCCGGGTCAGGCATTGACCGGGGAAGAACTGGACCCCGCCAATGGTCCAAAGCTCATGGCAGCACAAGCGGGAATGTACCTCGACCCGCGAGACAGCCAAGCGAAGGATCTGGCCCTTCAAGAAACGCGAGCCAAGATCAACAAGCTGAACACGGAAGCGGCGAACGGCGGGGAAGCCTACGGCAAAACCGGTGCGATCTTCCTGAACCCTGATACCGGCCGATATGAAGCGGTTCAGTTTGGTGGACGAGGGCAGGTCAAGCGCACGGAGCTTGGAGGTTTGACGCCATCACGCGGGACGGGCGAAATCGATACCGGAACCGGAACGCAAATCATCGACAAGGCGACGGGCCAGCCCATCAGGACGGTGAATAAGGACGTGGCCGGTGCCGCGAGCCTCCGAGAACAAGGCGAAGCCGAAGGTAAGGCCGTAGCCGATCTTCCGCGCCAAATCGATAACGCACAGTTGGCGCTCGACACTATCGATGCGATCCGCAAGCATCCGGGAAAGCAATACGGTGTCGGCGTTTATGGCGTCCTGCCCGGCATCCCGGGAACTCAACAGCGTGGTTTCGTCAATCTGGTCGATCAGGCAAAGGGGCAAGTCTTCTTGCAAGCCTTCAATTCGCTTCGCGGTGGCGGCCAGATCACCGAAGCGGAGGGATCGAAGGCAACGCAAGCGCTCGCTCGGATGGACAGAGCACAGAGCCAGGAAGACTTCGACCGCGCGCTCGATGATTATTCCGCAATCGTGCAGAGGGGGATGGATCGGGCGAGGACGCAAGCAACGCGAACGCCGACGACTCCCGGAACCGTTCCCGCGGCCCCCCAAGCGCCCGCGAATAACGGCTGGACCATCAAGAGGGTGAACTGATGGCCACATTCCATGTGAGTGGCCCAGACGGCGCGCAGTATGAAGTCAATGCGCCGGACAATGCATCGGATGCCGACATCATGGCGTACGTGCAGAAATCGGCAGTTCCGGACCCAAAAACACCAGCGGCGCAGCCCGAACAACCGCAACGATCCGATCTCGACAAGAGAATGGACGAACGCGTCGCGAAGGAAGCGGCCGGTGGCTTTGCACCTCATGCGAGCCCGGCGCAATATCTGCCGTTCGGATCCTGGCTCGATGAAGCGTCGGCAGGGATCGATGCAGGACTGAACAAGGTCAGCGGCGGCCGCATCGGTGCGCCTTATGATGAGGCAAAGGCTTATCAGGACGCTCGTCAACGCTACATCGACAACAATGCGAGTGGCCTCGAGAAGGGCGCCGCGATGGTCGGGGGCGTCGTCGCCAGTGCTCCATTTGGCGCTGCTCGCGTCTTTCGCGGTACGACCTTGCTGCCGGAAATAGGCAATGCCGCGCTCACGGGAGCCGGGTATGGCGCGCTGTACGGCGGCGGCGAAGGGGAGGGTGAAAACCGCGTACTGAATGCGGTGAAGGGCGCAGCCATCGGCGGAACTGTGGGTGGCGTCGCTCCAGTTGTCGCCCGAGGGATCGGCAACGCCGTCAGCTACGCTACGAACCGAGGCGCGACGTTGCCGCCCGCTCTCCAACCGTTTGAAAGAGGCGCAGTCAATCGCGTTGCCGACGACATTGCATCGTCAGGTCTAACGCCACAGCGCTATGCGCAAGAGGCCCAGGAACTCGGCCCGCAAGGCATGCTGCTCGATATGGGTGAGGATCTTCGCGGATCGGCTGAGACGCTCGCCAACACGCACGGTCCCCAGCTTCCGATCGTCCGTGGTGAACTCAATGCACGTCGTGCCGATGCTCCCGACCGTATCCGCGCCGGGGTCGACCGAGCACTCGGCCCAGAGCGAAACCTCGGCCAATTCGTTGAGGCGGTGAACACTGGCGCACGTCAAGCCGCACAACCGCATTACGAGCAGTTTCACAACACCTCGATTCCGATCACGCCCGAAATCCAGAATGTGCTCGACAGCATCCCAGCGTCAGCGTTCAACCGGGCTCAGACGCTCGCGCGCGCCGATGGCTATCGTCAGCAATTCCGTTTGCGGCCCGTCAATGATCCGATGCAGGCCATGACGGGGGTACAGAGAACAGCACCCGAAGCTGTCCCGACAGGTCTGGAATACGATTATCTCAAACGCGCCGTGGATGATTTGGCGCGCAGCGCGGAGCGGGGGAGCAACGAAGCCCGCATTTACGGCAATCTTGCCCGCCAGCTGCGCACCACCGTCGACACGCACTTGAACGCGGCAGATCCCACGCAAAGCTCATGGGCCCGAGGCCGAGCCATTGCCGGAGATGGCTTGGAAGGCCGGGAAGCGGCGGAACTGGGTTCGACCGTGTTTACGTCAAAGCGCGACCCAAACATTGTTGCTGACGAACTTTCGAACCTCTCACAGGCCGGTCAGACCATGTACCGCCACGGCGCGCGCAATAACCTGCGCCAGATCATGGGCCGCGCGGCAACGAACTTCGGAACCAACGGGGATGCCACCGCGAGGCGTGCGCTTAACAGCGAGTTTGCCAGGCAGAACGTTGCGCAAATTGCAGGTGGACGAAACGCCAATCACTTGGCCCGTATGGTCGATGCGGAAAACCGCATGGCCGAAAGCTTCAATGAGATCATGCGGAATTCAGCGACCGCGCGGCGTCAGGCGGGGCAAAGCCGATTGCCGGTCGGCGCCGGAGCGCCCGTGAATACCGAGGCTCCGAGGTCGACCGGGGAACTCGTGTTCGCGATCGCGCGGCGCGGCGTAAACGCTCTGATGAATAATGCCCTGGGGGAACGTGCCGGGCGCATCATGGCGGACCAAGCGCGTATCCTGACGGCCCGGGGGATTGATCGTGACACCTACGTCAATGCCTTGATACAGCTTGCCAACCATCGGCAAACGACGGCCGCTCAGCGCGATACGATCATCCGTATCCTGAATGCGGTTGGACAGAACACGCGGCAGCCTCTCATCGAGAGCCAAACTTCCGCGCAAGCCAATTGAAAATACGGTGATAGTCTTCCCGGTCGCGCGCATCACCGACGAAATAGCCGAGAACGAAGGGCGCGACACCAGCGAGCGCCAGTAGCCACCACGATCCGGAATCAATCCAGGATCGAACGTAAGATCCGTACCAGAAGCAAAACGCAAGCGTACCGATGATGACAACCAGAGCGGCAATCCCGCCCGGGTTGAATACCGGTTCTCTCATCTAGGACCCCCCGCATGACTGACTCAACCTATGTGTTCCCCCCTGGGGAACGCATCACAGATGATTCAACCGGTGCTCCGATCTCTGGAGCGACGATCTATTTCTATGACGCTCAGACCACTAATGCCAAAACGGTCTATGCCGATGCCGATCTGACCGCAAGTCTCGGAACCTCGGTTGTCACGGATTCCCAAGGCTATCCGACAACCAACGGCATCACCCGGACCCTGATCTATGTCGGGACAGCACCGTATAAGATCGTCATCAAGGACAGCAGCTCCAACACCATTGCGACGCACGATAATATCCCCGGCGCCGTCGTTTCTGCATCGTCCAGCGATGTTGCCGTCACCGCATCGTTTCCCGTCGTCACGAAATCCCTGAACTACACGGTCGTCAAAGACGATCAGAACAGCCTGTTCAAAATCAATTGCTCATCAGGCGACGTGACGCTCACCCTGCCGTCTGCGGTCGCAATGGGGAACGGCTGGTGCATTCGGGTCCAGCACGCCGGATCGGCAAATCAGGCGATCCTGGCAACTGTATCCTCGCAGCTCATTTCCGAAGGCTCGAAATCGTTTTCGACCGGATATGCGCTGGCGCTCAACGGCGAAGACATCGAACTCAGGTCGGATGGTGGAAACTGGAGCGTCGTTTCCCACACCTCGCCTTTCATCAAAGTCGCTCAGGGCATCATTCCGATCACGGATAGGCTTTCGGCCCCGCCGGTCTCTCCGCAGCATGGGGCGTTCTATCTCCTCACGTCATCTCCATCCGGCGCATGGTCGACCTTCTCCCAGCACGACATCGTGCAGTATCACGGTGGATCTGCAGCCTGGGTGAACTTCACCCCGTACACGGATTGCGGATGGTTCGCGTACGTCGCGGATGAAAATCTGAACTATCAGTTCCGAGACTCGGCTTGGGTGCCAGAGAGCGCAACCAATTCA includes these proteins:
- a CDS encoding DUF2793 domain-containing protein encodes the protein MTDSTYVFPPGERITDDSTGAPISGATIYFYDAQTTNAKTVYADADLTASLGTSVVTDSQGYPTTNGITRTLIYVGTAPYKIVIKDSSSNTIATHDNIPGAVVSASSSDVAVTASFPVVTKSLNYTVVKDDQNSLFKINCSSGDVTLTLPSAVAMGNGWCIRVQHAGSANQAILATVSSQLISEGSKSFSTGYALALNGEDIELRSDGGNWSVVSHTSPFIKVAQGIIPITDRLSAPPVSPQHGAFYLLTSSPSGAWSTFSQHDIVQYHGGSAAWVNFTPYTDCGWFAYVADENLNYQFRDSAWVPESATNSVAGTVKTASQAVQETSTATDTAVTPATQQFHPSSPKWWLEATVSGGTPTVVASYNNTSITDANVGVLTATIATDFSSANWACHVTCRGAGHHARACWMGVRLVAVRRSNYRSLLHPR
- a CDS encoding HNH endonuclease signature motif containing protein, whose translation is MLDQERLKQLLSYDPEIGEFRWIAPTDRMRKKGAVAGFLDAKRYRKIKIDGVCHYAHRLAWLYVHGEFPKLLIDHCNRDPSDNRMENLREATYGENVANSVIRKSKTGYRGVKKNSRGAMFSASIMKNGRHHFLGNYKTKEDAAAAYNRAARSLFGAFARAD